In Salinisphaera sp. LB1, one genomic interval encodes:
- a CDS encoding ABC transporter ATP-binding protein — protein sequence MAVVELNNVGKRYPGSDDLAVKDFNLVTEDGEFVVLVGPSGCGKTTTMRMIAGLEEHTEGEIKIGDRDVTGVAPKDRDIAMVFQSYALYPHMTVRDNMAFSLKLKKYDKADIKKRVDEAAAVLGIEPLLDRKPRALSGGQRQRVALGRAIVRQPQVFLMDEPLSNLDAKLRVDMRAEIVKLHRKLGVTTFYVTHDQVEAMTMGQRIAVMKDGIVQQIDSPNNLYQRPSNEFVAGFIGTPSMNFLDAEIAENRATGNGFEFTLDDARGDAAGDRSRVRVGIRPEHLHLATADTSQCRLSGSVEVVEPLGSLTMIQVKVGESTLTAQIEPHQQVAMGDEVTLTCAADKLYLFDPESEAALIGIDSGVAEGH from the coding sequence ATGGCAGTCGTAGAACTCAACAACGTCGGCAAGCGCTATCCGGGCTCGGACGACCTGGCGGTGAAGGACTTCAACCTCGTCACCGAAGACGGCGAATTCGTGGTGCTGGTCGGCCCATCGGGCTGTGGCAAGACCACGACCATGCGCATGATCGCCGGGCTGGAGGAGCACACCGAAGGCGAAATCAAGATCGGCGATCGCGATGTCACCGGCGTGGCGCCCAAGGATCGCGACATCGCCATGGTGTTCCAGAGCTATGCCCTGTATCCGCACATGACCGTGCGCGACAACATGGCCTTCTCCCTCAAGCTCAAGAAATACGACAAGGCCGACATCAAGAAACGGGTGGATGAAGCCGCCGCCGTGCTCGGCATCGAGCCCCTGCTGGATCGCAAACCCCGAGCACTGTCCGGCGGCCAGCGCCAGCGTGTGGCGCTGGGGCGGGCCATCGTGCGCCAGCCGCAGGTGTTTTTGATGGACGAGCCGTTGTCCAACCTCGACGCCAAGCTGCGCGTCGACATGCGCGCCGAGATCGTCAAACTGCACCGTAAGCTGGGGGTCACCACCTTCTACGTCACCCATGACCAGGTCGAAGCCATGACCATGGGCCAGCGCATCGCAGTGATGAAGGACGGCATCGTCCAGCAGATCGACAGCCCCAACAATCTCTACCAGCGCCCGTCGAACGAGTTCGTGGCCGGTTTCATCGGCACGCCGTCGATGAATTTCCTCGATGCCGAGATTGCTGAGAACCGGGCTACCGGCAACGGCTTCGAGTTCACACTCGACGACGCTCGTGGCGACGCCGCTGGCGATCGCTCCCGCGTGCGCGTTGGCATCCGACCGGAACATCTGCATCTCGCCACCGCCGATACGTCGCAATGCCGGTTGTCCGGCAGCGTCGAAGTAGTCGAGCCACTGGGTTCGCTCACCATGATCCAGGTGAAGGTGGGCGAGAGCACGCTCACTGCCCAGATCGAACCGCACCAGCAGGTGGCCATGGGCGACGAGGTCACGCTCACCTGCGCGGCCGACAAGTTGTACCTGTTCGATCCGGAATCCGAGGCCGCGTTGATCGGCATCGATTCCGGTGTTGCCGAAGGCCATTAA
- a CDS encoding mannitol dehydrogenase family protein, which yields MSVLNNATLAAIDASIPKPHYDRSQVATGIVHFGVGGFHRAHQAMYLDALMNEGKALDWGICGVGVLAGDKKMADVMAAQDGLYTLVLKHADGTYEPRIIGSIVDYKFAPDDPEAVIETMAAETTRIVSLTVTEGGYNFHHVTGEFNFDNPDVKHDLTDGATPKTTFGLVTEALRRRRERGITPFTLMSCDNIQGNGDVAKKMFTAYAEAKDAELGAWIARHVHFPNSMVDRITPVTTDADRAEVRERFGIEDGWPVVCEPFTQWVLEDHFNLGRPPYEDVGVQIVDDVMPYELMKLRLLNASHQALTYFGYLAGYRYAHEVCQDPLFADFLMDYMTREGQPTLSPVPGVDLEDYKRTLIERFSNPEIRDTLARLCAESSDRIPKWLLPVIREQLAAGGEIKRSAAVVASWARYAEGIDEAGEPIEIVDRLADELKAIAQHNRDNPTAFIENRELFGDLIDDERFVAAYTQTLARLHEHGARAALEALK from the coding sequence ATGTCTGTATTGAACAACGCCACGCTCGCCGCGATCGACGCCTCCATACCCAAGCCGCACTATGACCGCAGCCAGGTCGCCACCGGCATCGTGCATTTTGGCGTCGGTGGTTTCCACCGCGCGCATCAGGCGATGTATCTCGATGCGCTGATGAACGAGGGCAAGGCGCTGGACTGGGGCATCTGCGGCGTCGGCGTACTGGCCGGCGACAAGAAGATGGCCGATGTCATGGCCGCCCAGGACGGGCTGTACACATTGGTCCTGAAGCATGCCGACGGTACCTACGAGCCGCGTATCATCGGTTCGATCGTGGATTACAAGTTCGCGCCCGACGATCCCGAGGCCGTGATCGAGACCATGGCCGCCGAGACCACGCGCATTGTCTCGCTGACCGTCACTGAAGGCGGCTACAACTTCCATCACGTGACCGGCGAATTCAATTTCGACAATCCGGATGTCAAGCACGATCTGACGGACGGCGCCACGCCAAAGACCACCTTCGGCCTCGTCACCGAAGCCCTGCGCCGCCGGCGCGAGCGCGGCATCACGCCGTTCACGCTGATGTCCTGCGACAACATCCAGGGCAATGGCGACGTCGCCAAGAAGATGTTCACCGCTTATGCTGAGGCCAAGGACGCCGAACTCGGCGCCTGGATCGCCCGCCACGTGCATTTCCCGAACTCGATGGTCGATCGTATCACCCCGGTTACCACCGATGCCGACCGGGCCGAGGTGCGCGAGCGATTCGGCATCGAGGACGGCTGGCCCGTGGTCTGCGAGCCGTTCACGCAGTGGGTGCTGGAAGACCACTTCAACCTGGGGCGCCCGCCCTATGAAGACGTGGGGGTGCAGATCGTCGACGACGTCATGCCCTATGAGCTGATGAAGCTGCGCCTGCTCAACGCCAGCCACCAGGCGCTGACCTATTTCGGCTATCTGGCCGGCTATCGTTATGCGCATGAGGTCTGCCAGGACCCGCTGTTCGCCGATTTCCTGATGGACTACATGACCCGCGAGGGTCAGCCGACGCTCTCGCCGGTGCCGGGCGTGGATCTCGAAGACTACAAGCGCACGCTCATCGAGCGCTTTTCCAACCCCGAGATTCGCGACACGCTGGCCCGGCTGTGCGCCGAGTCGTCGGATCGCATCCCGAAATGGCTGCTGCCGGTGATTCGCGAACAGCTCGCTGCAGGCGGTGAGATCAAGCGTTCCGCCGCTGTCGTGGCGAGCTGGGCGCGTTATGCCGAGGGCATCGACGAGGCCGGCGAGCCGATCGAGATCGTCGATCGCCTGGCCGATGAACTCAAGGCCATCGCGCAGCACAATCGCGACAACCCGACCGCGTTCATCGAAAACCGCGAATTGTTCGGCGATCTGATCGACGACGAACGCTTCGTTGCGGCCTATACGCAAACCCTGGCACGGCTACATGAGCACGGCGCACGCGCGGCGCTCGAAGCCCTGAAGTAA
- a CDS encoding TonB-dependent receptor plug domain-containing protein: MSEARGSVGTSVGRFRRIGTIFGVCLGVAWLPAWAALSNADPNNRANTPAPPAPVEPGAPASAAASTVASGPTTQLGTVHVQGQVAGGDRVPPAYAGGQIATGGRIGVLGEKEAANVPFSVVSFTSQLIDNQQDGTLAGVLENDAAVQSSNGFGNFAQTFQIRGFNFDGDDVSFGGLYGVLPRQIVQTNYVNRVELFKGANAFANGVGPGARVSAARSISSPNGRPISRSRVCGWVMPPISSSSSRRTSGAGTAAKTSTARG, translated from the coding sequence ATGAGCGAGGCACGGGGCAGCGTCGGCACATCCGTCGGGCGTTTTCGACGGATAGGGACGATTTTCGGCGTCTGTTTGGGAGTGGCTTGGCTGCCTGCCTGGGCCGCGCTGTCGAACGCGGACCCCAACAATCGCGCGAACACGCCTGCCCCGCCCGCACCGGTTGAACCCGGCGCGCCGGCAAGTGCCGCGGCGAGCACCGTAGCGAGCGGTCCGACGACGCAGCTCGGCACGGTCCATGTGCAAGGTCAGGTTGCCGGCGGCGATCGTGTCCCGCCGGCCTATGCCGGCGGCCAGATCGCCACGGGCGGCCGTATCGGGGTGTTGGGGGAAAAGGAGGCGGCCAATGTGCCGTTCTCGGTCGTCAGCTTCACCTCGCAACTGATCGATAATCAGCAGGACGGTACGCTTGCCGGCGTACTGGAGAATGATGCCGCGGTGCAGAGTTCGAACGGCTTCGGCAACTTCGCCCAGACCTTCCAGATTCGCGGTTTCAACTTCGATGGTGACGATGTCTCGTTCGGCGGCCTGTACGGCGTGCTGCCACGCCAGATCGTGCAGACGAACTACGTCAATCGGGTCGAACTCTTCAAGGGGGCCAATGCCTTCGCCAACGGTGTCGGCCCCGGGGCTCGGGTGTCGGCGGCGCGGTCAATCTCGAGCCCAAACGGGCGACCGATCAGCCGGTCACGCGTCTGCGGTTGGGTTATGCCTCCGATCAGCAGTTCGAGCAGTCGCCGGACGTCGGGCGCCGGTACGGCCGCAAAGACCAGTACGGCGCGCGGCTGA
- a CDS encoding 3-oxoacyl-ACP synthase III family protein, whose product MPAVIDAIEYMLPARTESIEEIAARFPNWPLERIAEKTGIRARHVASEDECASDFGVVAAERLFDKTGIDRAEVDYLIFTTQTPDYLAPTTACLVQQRLGLSQHIGALDINLGCSGYIYALGVAKALIESGQAKRLLLITADTYSKFVHPGDKSVRALFGDAAAATLLSDRAAEGNPKIGPFVYGTDGSGANDLIVPTSAMRRRAAHNPAEEYTDRHGNVRSDHNIFMNGRAVVEFTLREVPRAVHETCEKAGITLDDVDAVVPHQASAMVLDGIRSRLKLPKEKFVVCMEDIGNTVSCSVPIALKRAVLSGQIGSGALVLLVGFGVGLSWGATLVRLPSDFLLSEQD is encoded by the coding sequence ATGCCTGCTGTCATTGACGCCATCGAATACATGCTGCCGGCGCGCACGGAATCGATCGAGGAGATCGCCGCGCGCTTCCCTAACTGGCCGCTGGAACGTATCGCCGAAAAAACCGGGATTCGTGCCCGGCACGTGGCCAGCGAGGACGAGTGTGCCTCGGATTTCGGCGTGGTGGCCGCCGAGCGCCTGTTCGACAAGACCGGGATCGACCGCGCCGAGGTCGACTACCTGATTTTCACCACCCAGACGCCGGACTATCTGGCGCCGACCACAGCCTGTCTGGTCCAGCAACGTCTGGGGCTCAGTCAACACATCGGAGCACTCGACATCAACCTGGGCTGTTCGGGTTATATCTATGCGCTGGGCGTGGCCAAGGCGTTGATCGAGTCGGGACAGGCGAAACGGCTGTTGCTGATCACCGCCGATACCTACAGCAAGTTCGTGCATCCGGGCGACAAGAGCGTGCGCGCACTGTTCGGCGACGCGGCGGCCGCCACCCTGCTCTCCGACCGTGCGGCCGAGGGCAATCCCAAGATCGGGCCCTTCGTCTATGGCACCGATGGCTCGGGCGCCAACGATCTGATCGTGCCGACCAGCGCCATGCGCCGCCGCGCCGCGCATAATCCGGCCGAGGAATACACCGACCGCCACGGCAACGTGCGCTCCGACCACAACATCTTCATGAACGGCCGTGCGGTGGTCGAATTCACACTGCGCGAAGTGCCCAGGGCCGTCCACGAGACCTGCGAGAAAGCGGGGATTACGCTGGATGACGTCGATGCGGTCGTACCGCATCAGGCCAGCGCCATGGTGCTCGACGGCATCCGCTCACGGCTTAAGCTGCCGAAAGAGAAATTCGTGGTCTGCATGGAGGACATCGGCAACACGGTCTCCTGCAGCGTGCCGATCGCCTTGAAACGCGCGGTGCTGTCCGGCCAGATTGGCTCGGGTGCGCTGGTCCTGCTGGTCGGCTTCGGTGTCGGGCTGTCCTGGGGCGCCACACTCGTGCGGCTGCCATCGGATTTTCTGCTGAGCGAACAGGACTGA
- a CDS encoding rhodanese-like domain-containing protein, with product MIDHHEARAAQQDGAALIDVRERDEWESGHVAGALFYPVTRISSDPDVDVDPDTPIVTYCKAGARAERAADVLRAAGYTDVRAMRGGFADWAAAGYPTE from the coding sequence ATGATCGATCATCACGAAGCGCGTGCGGCACAGCAGGACGGCGCCGCCCTCATCGATGTGCGCGAGCGGGACGAATGGGAGTCCGGTCATGTCGCCGGGGCGCTGTTTTATCCGGTCACGCGGATATCGAGCGACCCCGACGTGGATGTGGACCCGGATACGCCGATTGTGACCTACTGCAAGGCCGGCGCCCGCGCCGAACGGGCTGCCGACGTGCTTCGTGCGGCCGGCTACACTGATGTGCGCGCGATGCGGGGCGGTTTCGCCGACTGGGCTGCCGCAGGATACCCGACGGAATAG
- a CDS encoding DUF6587 family protein gives MSAFAIIQALLLALVGGFCLLQVAHRFAPRATHRLRMIAAYHVAPKPDAAGWRQAIARRLTPGLRAQSSGCDTGGCTACSGCDLKARLTRSER, from the coding sequence ATGAGTGCGTTCGCGATCATTCAGGCGCTGCTGCTGGCGCTGGTGGGCGGCTTCTGTTTGCTGCAGGTCGCCCACCGGTTCGCGCCCCGGGCCACCCATCGGCTGCGCATGATCGCGGCCTACCATGTGGCGCCAAAGCCGGACGCCGCCGGCTGGCGGCAGGCGATCGCCCGCCGCCTGACGCCGGGCCTCCGGGCGCAAAGCAGTGGCTGCGACACCGGCGGCTGCACTGCCTGCAGTGGCTGTGATCTCAAGGCCCGCCTGACACGCTCGGAACGCTAA
- a CDS encoding ferrous iron transporter B encodes MTTAVARIAMVGNPNCGKTALFNRLTGSRQKVANYAGVTVERKSGRMTTEAGREFDVLDLPGAYSLAAASPDEAITASICAGTHASEAAPDVIVCVADATNLRLHLRFVLEVARLGRPMIVALNMMDAARRRGIEIDTERLAAELGVPVIETVAVHREGAAALIAHLDGAPPAPPAPRIEHADIHTAARVLMDATVRLARSGPTIEDRIDAWTLHPVAGPAILGILMFLIFQAVFSWATPLMDAIDAGVTGIGGAVASLLPAHSALHSLVADGIVAGVGGVLVFLPQILILFLFILMLEESGYLPRAAFLLDRLMFKVGLTGRAFIPLLSSFACAIPGIMATRSMADSRDRLATILVAPLMTCSARLPVYTLLIAAFIPHRSVLGLFNLQGIVLFGLYVFGIVGAMVVAFVMKHVRRDSSDHALLMELPAYRMPNPRDVALGLWQRARIFLKRVGGIIFTVTVLLWFLASFPQPPAGATGPAIEYSVVGFIGHYLHYLLAPLGFNWQICVALVPGMAAREVAVSALGTVYSMSGNTAGISHQLGALIGQQWSLATALSLLAWYVFAPQCISTLAVMRRETNSWRVVFIALGYLFGLAYLASLATYQIAVALGGGL; translated from the coding sequence ATGACTACCGCCGTCGCCCGCATCGCCATGGTCGGCAACCCCAACTGTGGCAAAACCGCCCTGTTCAACCGTCTGACCGGTAGCCGGCAGAAGGTGGCCAACTACGCCGGCGTCACGGTGGAGCGCAAGAGCGGACGCATGACCACCGAAGCCGGCCGCGAATTCGATGTGCTGGATCTGCCCGGCGCCTACAGCCTCGCGGCGGCCAGCCCCGACGAGGCGATCACGGCGTCGATCTGCGCCGGCACGCATGCCAGCGAGGCCGCACCCGATGTGATCGTGTGCGTGGCCGACGCGACCAACCTGCGGCTGCATCTGCGTTTCGTGCTGGAAGTCGCGCGCCTCGGCCGGCCCATGATCGTGGCCTTGAACATGATGGACGCGGCCCGCCGGCGCGGCATCGAGATCGATACCGAGCGCCTGGCCGCCGAACTGGGAGTGCCGGTGATCGAGACCGTGGCCGTGCATCGCGAGGGCGCGGCCGCCCTGATCGCGCATCTGGACGGCGCACCGCCCGCCCCGCCGGCGCCGCGCATCGAGCATGCCGATATCCACACCGCCGCGCGCGTGTTGATGGATGCCACGGTTCGGCTGGCCCGGAGCGGGCCCACGATCGAGGACCGGATCGATGCCTGGACGCTGCATCCGGTGGCCGGCCCCGCCATCCTCGGGATATTGATGTTCCTGATCTTCCAGGCCGTGTTCTCGTGGGCCACCCCCCTCATGGATGCGATCGATGCGGGCGTGACCGGCATCGGCGGCGCTGTGGCGAGCCTGTTACCGGCCCATTCGGCTCTGCACAGCCTGGTCGCCGACGGCATCGTGGCCGGCGTCGGCGGTGTCCTGGTGTTCCTGCCGCAGATCCTGATCCTGTTTCTGTTCATCCTCATGCTCGAGGAATCCGGCTATCTGCCGCGGGCCGCTTTTCTGCTGGACCGGCTGATGTTCAAGGTGGGGCTGACCGGCCGCGCCTTCATCCCGCTGCTGTCGAGCTTTGCCTGTGCCATCCCCGGCATCATGGCCACACGCAGCATGGCCGACTCGCGCGACCGGCTGGCCACGATTCTGGTCGCGCCGTTGATGACCTGTTCGGCCCGCCTGCCGGTCTACACGCTGCTGATCGCGGCCTTCATCCCGCATCGCAGCGTGCTCGGCCTGTTCAACCTGCAGGGCATCGTGCTGTTCGGCCTGTACGTGTTCGGCATCGTCGGCGCGATGGTCGTGGCGTTTGTGATGAAGCATGTCCGGCGCGACAGCTCGGACCATGCGCTGCTGATGGAACTGCCTGCCTACCGAATGCCCAACCCGCGGGATGTCGCGCTCGGCCTGTGGCAGCGCGCGCGGATCTTTCTCAAGCGGGTCGGCGGCATCATCTTCACGGTGACCGTGCTGCTGTGGTTCCTGGCCAGTTTCCCGCAGCCGCCGGCCGGCGCGACCGGCCCGGCAATCGAATACAGTGTGGTCGGGTTCATCGGCCATTACCTGCACTACCTGCTCGCGCCGCTCGGCTTCAACTGGCAGATCTGTGTGGCGCTGGTGCCCGGCATGGCCGCCCGTGAGGTCGCGGTCTCGGCGCTGGGCACGGTGTATTCGATGTCGGGCAACACCGCCGGCATCAGCCATCAGCTCGGCGCGCTGATCGGCCAGCAGTGGTCGCTGGCCACGGCGTTATCGCTTCTGGCGTGGTATGTGTTCGCCCCGCAATGCATTTCGACGCTGGCCGTGATGCGGCGCGAAACCAATTCCTGGCGTGTGGTGTTCATTGCCCTGGGCTATCTGTTCGGCCTTGCGTATCTGGCGTCGCTGGCGACCTATCAGATCGCGGTGGCCCTGGGCGGTGGCCTATGA
- a CDS encoding FeoA family protein → MQLTELAKNRPARVAAIRDARGDDPIAQRLRDLGFIPGEPVLIVARAPFGGDPLLVRIGGTRFALRRIEAARITVEPDSP, encoded by the coding sequence GTGCAGCTCACCGAACTCGCCAAGAATCGCCCGGCGCGCGTGGCCGCCATTCGCGACGCGCGCGGCGATGACCCGATCGCACAACGCTTGCGCGATCTGGGTTTCATCCCCGGCGAGCCGGTGCTGATCGTGGCGCGCGCGCCTTTTGGTGGCGACCCCCTGCTGGTGCGCATCGGCGGTACCCGCTTTGCACTACGCCGCATCGAGGCCGCCCGTATCACCGTCGAGCCCGACTCTCCATGA
- a CDS encoding ATP-binding cassette domain-containing protein has product MFEVNSCRFEVGGRCLLEASGLRFDEGRVYGLIGHNGSGKSTLLKLLARQQCASCGEICLNGRAVDSWGQREFARNVAYLPQQLPSAASLTVRELVAFGRYPWHGLLGRLSPNDQAQIERAMAMTDTAEFADRMVDTLSGGERQRVWLAMLLAQGSRFLLLDEPLSALDIAHQVDTLSLIRRLCRDLGVGVIIVLHDVNMVSRYCDQLVALRDGRLLAQGAPAELMNDATLEAIYGIRMRVMPHPTDHHPIAVVQ; this is encoded by the coding sequence ATGTTCGAAGTCAATTCCTGCCGGTTCGAGGTCGGAGGGCGCTGCCTGTTGGAGGCATCGGGCCTGCGCTTCGACGAGGGCCGGGTCTATGGACTGATCGGGCACAATGGCTCCGGCAAGTCGACGCTGCTCAAGCTGCTGGCGCGCCAGCAGTGCGCCAGCTGCGGCGAGATATGCCTTAACGGCCGCGCCGTCGATAGCTGGGGCCAGCGCGAATTCGCCCGCAACGTGGCTTATCTGCCGCAGCAGCTGCCGAGCGCGGCGAGCCTCACGGTGCGCGAGCTGGTCGCCTTCGGACGCTATCCGTGGCACGGCTTGCTGGGCCGCCTGTCGCCGAACGACCAGGCCCAGATCGAGCGCGCCATGGCCATGACCGATACCGCCGAATTCGCCGATCGCATGGTCGATACCCTGTCGGGCGGCGAGCGCCAGCGGGTGTGGCTGGCCATGCTGCTGGCCCAGGGCAGTCGTTTCCTGTTGCTGGACGAGCCGCTGTCGGCGCTGGATATCGCGCATCAGGTCGACACGCTGTCGCTGATCCGCAGACTCTGCCGCGATCTGGGCGTCGGCGTGATCATCGTGCTGCATGACGTGAACATGGTCTCGCGCTATTGCGATCAGCTGGTGGCCCTGCGCGACGGCCGCCTGCTGGCCCAGGGCGCGCCGGCCGAGCTCATGAACGACGCCACGCTCGAGGCCATCTACGGCATCCGCATGCGCGTGATGCCCCATCCGACCGACCACCACCCGATCGCCGTCGTTCAGTGA
- a CDS encoding ABC transporter substrate-binding protein has translation MAAVGARLALAGLFAIGMATTATAADASAAPRLATLDWGIAQNLTAMGVPPIAVGQTAGYATWVGAPALPPATRNLGLRGQPNLELLAQLDPDRVLITKLYAAIESKLEQVAPVSTVDVYFRPGDVWHNTLAAVKKLGRIAHRPDAARALIRRTEQHIHQAAARLPAATAPLLVVQFSDARHVRVFGQRSLIQATMQRMGLANAWRGATTRWGVAEVPLSRLAAIQTGRVVVVGPVPVGVADKIAASRLWQRLPVVRNAPVVYIPGVWSFGGLPSASRFARRVSAALRAASATGPGWPQAQDAAS, from the coding sequence ATGGCGGCGGTGGGCGCGCGCCTTGCGCTCGCTGGCCTGTTCGCCATCGGCATGGCGACGACCGCCACCGCGGCTGACGCGAGCGCCGCGCCGCGACTGGCGACCCTCGACTGGGGCATCGCCCAGAATCTGACCGCCATGGGCGTGCCGCCGATCGCGGTGGGCCAGACCGCCGGGTACGCCACCTGGGTGGGCGCCCCGGCCCTGCCCCCGGCCACGCGCAACCTGGGCCTGCGCGGGCAGCCCAATCTCGAACTGTTGGCGCAGCTCGACCCGGACCGGGTTCTCATCACGAAGTTGTATGCCGCGATCGAATCGAAGCTCGAACAGGTGGCGCCGGTGAGCACCGTGGATGTGTACTTCCGGCCCGGCGACGTGTGGCACAACACGCTGGCCGCGGTGAAAAAACTGGGGCGAATCGCGCATCGGCCGGATGCCGCACGGGCCCTGATCCGGCGCACCGAGCAGCACATCCACCAGGCGGCCGCACGCCTGCCCGCCGCTACCGCGCCGCTGCTGGTGGTCCAGTTCTCGGATGCCCGGCACGTGCGGGTGTTCGGCCAGCGCAGCCTGATCCAGGCGACGATGCAGCGCATGGGGCTGGCCAACGCCTGGCGGGGCGCAACCACCCGCTGGGGCGTGGCCGAGGTGCCGTTGTCGCGTCTGGCCGCCATCCAGACCGGCCGGGTCGTGGTGGTGGGCCCGGTTCCGGTCGGGGTGGCCGACAAGATCGCCGCCAGCCGGCTCTGGCAGCGTCTGCCCGTGGTGCGCAATGCGCCTGTGGTGTATATCCCGGGCGTCTGGAGTTTCGGTGGGCTGCCGTCGGCGAGCCGCTTCGCACGGCGGGTGTCCGCCGCGTTGCGCGCGGCATCGGCGACGGGGCCGGGCTGGCCGCAAGCGCAAGACGCGGCGTCATGA